The sequence ataaaattttaattcaaaCACTCTCACTATTGTTTAATTTGTTTGGTTTAATCAAGGCCTAAAGCCTCTCTGGGGGTATGATGATCAGATAAACCAGAAAGTTTAACTTATCCATCCTACTAGCTGAATAAAGTTGAAGAGCAGGACCAGAAACGAGTGATCGATCAGctaaataccaaattaaatgGAGGGGCCATAAAAGCTATTCAAAGTGTGTGCTCCACTTTAAGTGGCCTGCCATTAAGTAGGTCGGGATAAAGTTCCCAAATCATGATTTCTTCTGTGGTCCAAGTCAAATCTCAAATGGAATTTACATACTTCCATATCTCCCTCCTGCTCTAAGGCAACAACTACAACAACTATGCATCAATTCCAAGCAAATTGGGGTCAGTTATATAAATCATCATCACTGTCCATATCGCTCGATTTAAACCCATCTCagtcaaatataataaaaatccTGCTATAAGGCAACACAAATAAAATTACATATTGAAACTTAGACGGCTTATCAATTAGACATTGCATGAATAAAGCAACTATAACATGTATGGTAACAGAAAATCTTGACTTAGATGCATAATCAGCCAAATAGtaggaagaaaaagagaaagtatGATAAGACTCACTTCATCATAAAGTCAAGCCATGCCTGTGGATTCTTCCTCAAAGCATTCACAACTGGTCCATATTCATGGGGCTGAATCCCATACTGTGACAAAATTTCTGCAATCTCCGCTGCTTCTGCAATTTATACCACAAGCTCTTTGTTAAATCAAGTAACCTTGCCAAGTAATTTGCAAGTTAGAACATTTTAAAACCAAGACATAATAACCTTTTCATTTCTTGAAAGTACTAGTTTCCTCATATACTAGTAACTAAACTTCAATCTATGTGTCATCTAGGTATCCCTtctttcctccttctctctccaCCCATTACCAAATACAAAACTCTAGTCAGCATTATGAGGGACAGAGAGGTTAATGTCAATTTGGTACAAGTTATGTGCTTAACAAAGCTATACCATCCTTAATGTATGAAAAGGATTctgcgtaactggtaaagttgttgccacgTGACCAAGAGCAGAGACGGACCCAGGATTTTAACGTGAGGGGAGCACCACTCTTTTACTCAACGGTGCCCCATAAAGGCTTTTAGTGTTTAGGGTGTCAAGTTATTTATATAGTCATTTTCAAGGtatgcatatatacatatacaagatCTCTGCCGAAGTTTACAGAGTCTGGTGACCCCTCACACTACACATAGGTCCGCCTCTAACCAGGAGGTCACGGATTCGAACCGTGGAAACATGCTCttacagaaatgcagggtaaggctgcatacaatgGACCCTTATGGTTCAACCCTTCCCCGTACCCCGCGCATAGTGaaagcttagtgcaccgagctACCCTTTAGTGGACCGTAAacaatgatgaaaataacaacaacaacaacaaaaacaataaacaaacaaacaaaatttgagaaagtataataaattaaatagtcatCTCAAACTTTTAGAGTACTTAATATATAGACTCAGGTGACACTGTATATAAAACAGAGTTTCTTTCCTATGCAACCACCTTTAAATGCCAGGGAAAAGAAACTCCCTTCAAAGTAAACCTCAGAGATAGCTGTGCCATCAGTAATGGATACACACACACACTGCTTCGAGTTATGCCATCCAACACCGTGCCGCCGAGATTTTTTATTAAATGAATGTAGGTAcataatgttttttttttaaatataaatacaCATAGAAGACCACTGAAAATAATATTATAAGGTCAACATCAGTTTCAGATGGATTGAAACCGGACAAAATTATGTGTACACCACTTTGTGCCATGAGAAGTTATACCTGTATCTGGTACAGAAATGATCTCTTCTTCCTCCCTCTTAAGCTCTCTCATATAGTGGTCAGCCTCACTCTTGGCAGCCAAGTAACTATAAATCCATGTAAAGGAATTGTATCAATAAATATTAATAAAAGTTTAATCAAGTAAAAAGAATTAAGCTGTCCAAGTACTTGTTCATAAATCAATCAACTAAAACTCAATACAAAACCAATCATAACTTTCATCAGAAGCCGATGGTATCCTACATGAGTTCGACTGAATCCAATATTTTTGACACGAAAAATAATTATACACATGTGTGAcatgaaaattatatttttgacaaaaatcaTTGAAATTTTAACAAATATTAAATTGTAAGCTTATATTTTAAAAGTACAATGAGTTTTATCATAAAGAAGGTATCTAAGTTTAAATTCTGAGCTCGCCTCTAATACTAACGcttgtaaataaataaataaaaacaagaaagaaataaaaagaacacGTACCCTCCAAGTCCCATGGAGATGGCACCAGCAGCAACCTCAGCAATACCAGCGGTAAGAATAATAGAAGAAGACGCATTTGCCCCTGACAGGCCCGCCGCCAATGCAAACGGCACCGTTAGTCCATCGGAAACTCCGATGATTATGTCCCTCACAATTTCACCGGCGGTGAAATGCTTCTCCTTGTGTTGATCCAATAAAGATTTCTCAGATTCATGAGCcatgttgatgttggttttttTACTTACTAAATTCTACTAAAATGAATCCGCAAAAAACCTTTTTTATTAATTTCCGTTGTGGTTCTTTTCTTTTGCTGTTGTTCGTATATATATAGGGGAAAAGAAGTTGAGGTGACCAAGATGATCGTCTTACGTTTGGCCTTTTATGGAAGCAGGTAAGGTTTTTTGTTTCATTAACACACTGATATTCCTGGGACAAAGAACTAATTTATACGTATTTTATATTATTGTATATTTTACTAAAAAGGCTTAGTGTTaccacaaaaataaagaaaaaaagagatattTTGCACCGTTTCATGTGATATTTTGACCTAAAGAAATATTGTAATATCATTCATGTGATACTTTTATGCAAATACATATAATGTATTTATTGGATTGGCGTAATCAACTAGTGTTAGTATATTTCTGTCACATAATCTATTAATCAATTTGATTCCAAAAATTTCTGATTCTTCAAATTTTTCTTGCCTAATGAGAAAAGGTTTATTCGGATTTTCCGTTTCCTTGACAACTATGATTCTGATTTCTGATTACTTTTGACAACTGTTATTATATATCTAAAAATTACTTTTTCTGGATTTTGATTACTAGTATTAAGATACATTTATAGCCTATGAtctataaaatttcaaaataatgcTATTCTATTCCTGTTTCTTCAAATGGTTTTCAAGTCGGAAAGTTAAAATCaactgaaaaaacaaaaaataataaaataacttgATACTTTTAGAATTTCGAAATAGAAAATGGTGTTGAAAATTAGATATTCCAAATTTCCAATATTTTAGAGTACACATTGTGGTATAGTGGCAAATGGCAAATTTAGAGGCAAAaaatcccttttcttctttccccaCCCAACCCAAAAAGATTGGGGCAACTCTAGATTTGTCCTTATTTCATCATGCGCAACATTATTGGCAAAAAAGTTAGATAAAAAGTTATACTTCTATTCAAAAAGAAGAATGATACTCGTACTATTAAAAGAcaacaggaaaaaaaaaagtacATAACCAATAACCTGTCACCCATCCATTCTTTTTACTCCATGCTCgatcaaatgagttcacataaattaataCAGAGAAAGTATTAGTTATTATCACTTCCTTATCGTCAAGGGTCGTAATGAAAAAATTCTCGTAAAAAGTGCTTTTCTTTTCAATAAATCTTATACGGcaaaaatttaaattaatcgAGACTTCAATACCAATGCCGGACACCATCcgaaaaataattaagaaaacatgacttTCTTTATTTCACAAATGACTAATCACAGCCATTGCCAATAAAGCAACCCCTTAATGCATACGATTAAGGGGGGTTTGCTTCATTGGCAATGTACGGCTGAGATTTGATGTAATATTGATCAAAATGCGTAAATTATATTAGTTGGCTATAGTTATTGAAAATTTGAGGGGAAAATATGAATTAATTACCTAAAGTTAAGTAAGTAATGGTAAAATCCAAATTAAGTTAATTCATTTGCCTCAATATAtacaatttttttctttaatctatattattataaaagcatgaatataaAGTTAAGTGActaaaatagccctaaaatattaactTAATATAGGTTATTTTGGTAAAAGCTAAGAAAGCACTTTAAATAGAGTTCTAACTAAATATTGCCTCTGGATTTTTGTGCCTTAACAAATACAATCCTCTTGAAATTAGAAAAGCAAATCTATTCAT is a genomic window of Nicotiana tabacum cultivar K326 chromosome 16, ASM71507v2, whole genome shotgun sequence containing:
- the LOC107830460 gene encoding vacuolar iron transporter 1, translating into MAHESEKSLLDQHKEKHFTAGEIVRDIIIGVSDGLTVPFALAAGLSGANASSSIILTAGIAEVAAGAISMGLGGYLAAKSEADHYMRELKREEEEIISVPDTEAAEIAEILSQYGIQPHEYGPVVNALRKNPQAWLDFMMKFELGLEKPDPRRALQSAFTIAIAYILGGLVPLIPYMFIPIARKAVVASVLVTLLALLIFGYAKGHFTGNKPFRSAFQTALIGAVASAAAFGLAKAVQGG